Sequence from the Clostridium butyricum genome:
ATTGTATCAAGGATAATGCCAGGTGGAGATTTAAATGAAGTTTATACAGGTTATTTAGATTTAATAGCAGAGTATGCAGATGAATTGCAAAAAGAAAATGTACCAGTGTTATTCAGACCGTTTCATGAAAATAATGGAAGTTGGTTTTGGTGGGGAGGAGCATTTTGTGATGCACAATCTTACAAGAATTTATTTGCATATACAGTGGACTATTTAAGAAATACTAAAAATATTCATAACTTCTTATATGTATATTCTCCAAATGGACCTTTTGAAAATGATAAAGAATATTTATCACGTTACCCAGGGGATGAATATATAGATATTTTAGCTTTTGATATGTATCATGATGATCCAATGGCAGAGGCATCAAAAGATCCTTGGATGGAAAGTTTAAAGGAAACTATCAATTTAGTTCAAGGAATAGCAGACTCAAAAGGAAAATTATCAGCAGTATCAGAAACTGGTATAAGAATTAATGGTGGTGGAATGCCTGAAACAGGAAATCCAAATAAGACTTGGTTTAAGGATGTTTCGGATATAATTTCAAAATCAGATATGCCATATTATATGGTGTGGGCAAACTTTAATAATACAGATAACTTTTTTGCACCATTTATGGCTAATGATAAAAAAGGCCATGAAATGATTAATGAATTTATTGATTATTATAATGATAAAAATACAGTATTTGCTGACAGAATAGATGATTATGCATCAGTAGATACACAAATTAGTGATAAATATGCTTATGGATATATAATGACTCCAATTTCAAATGACAGAATATTAGAGCCAGTAACTATAAAAGCAGCTGTTAGAAATACAGAAGGAAAAGTTACATTTGACATCAAGAATAAAGATGGACAAGTTATTAAAACAATTGAAGCTACAGATAATAATGGTATATTCAGTGGAGATATTACAGAAGATATATTAAATGAACTTGGTCAAGTATCAGGTACAATTGAATTAAAATCAGATAACACAGTTTTAAACTATATAAATGCAGTGTTTAATATTAAAGAAGCAGAAAAGCAACCAAGAGTTGTTGATGACTTTGAAAGCTATATGGGTGATAGCAGTCTGTTATCTGGTGCATGGTCTACAAATAAGGGGCCAGGGTGTAGTGTAAATCCTAAGTTGTCAGATAAAAATAAATATACAGGTGATTATGGAGTAGCATTTAGTTATAAAATTTCTACTGAAAAAACAAGTGAGGGATATGCAGGAATAATAAAATCCCTTGAAGCAGACTGGACTGGCTGCGATGCACTTCAAATTTGGGCTAAGCCAGATGGGAAAGGGCAAAAGTTAGTTATTCAGTTAACATCAAATGGTGAAGATTTTGAAATTAGGCTTCCTGAATTTACAAAAACAACTGAACCACAACTTTTAAAACTTCAATTCAGTGATTTTATAGGTAAAAAAGGTGGGAAATTAGATCCAAGCAATATAACAAGTATGGCAATATATTGTAATACAATAGTACCAGAGGATAATGAAGGAAGTTGGAATGTAGATTCAACAATGTATTTTGATGATATCAAAGCTATTAATACATCAGAAAGTGAAACGGAGATTGGAAATGTATCTGTAAATATATCTGGAATACAAAAAGTAGGGTATACATTAACTCCTATTGTGAAAGTGGAAGATAAAGAAGGAAATGAAATAACTACTAGTTTAAATCTTAAGTACTATTGGTATCAGATGGATAATGATAAAGATGAAGTTAATGATACTAATTCAGTTCTTATAGGTACTGATAAGAATTATAAAATAGCAAGAAGTGATTATAATAAATACATTAAATTAGTGGTAAAATATGTAGACAATAATGGTGAAGAAAAAGAAATATCCCATGACTATACTAAATCAAAAATAACGTTTAAATCATCAGGAAGTCATTCATCATCAAATAATTCATCATCAGAAAATGATTTGTCAGGAGATAGTAATTCTAATTCAGTTATTACAGAAGTTATTACTAATGAAGATGGAACATCATCAATAAAACTTGTTGATGCAAATGGAAAGGTTATGACTGGATGGCAGTTTATTGATAATAAATGGTATCTAGGTGATGAAAATGGTATTGCTAAAACTGATTGGCAGCAGGTAAATGGAAAATGGTACTATTTAGAAAATGATGGTAAAATGAAGACTGGTTGGTTAAAAGATAAAGATGGAACATGGTATCACTTACAAGCAAATGGAGCAATGCAAATAGGATGGCTAAAGGATTCTGATGGCAAGTGGTATTATTTGAAAGAAAATGGTGCAATGAGTATAGGTTGGTTAAGGGATACAAATGGAACATGGTACTATTTGAACAATAGTGGAGCAATGCAAACTGGTTGGATAAAAGATGCTGATGGAACATGGTATTATTTAAATCAGTCAGGTGCCATGTTATCTAATACGATAGTTGATGGATATGTTCTTAATAAAGATGGAGCATGGGTTAAATAATTATAAAGGCATAAAGTAAATACTATAAGGCTATATCGAAATTGAATTGTTTTGATATAGCCTTATAATATTTTAGCATAAGGTTAAAATTATAGAATAAAGATATGAATAATACCCATAAGGACATATATTAATTGAATATATTTATCAATTAATATATACTAATACATGTTTCTATTTTGATAAATTGAAGTATAGGATATAATATTAGTAATAAGATGTAAATGTAATTATAGATGAGAATTTCTAAAGATTATAGATATTATATATTCTTTAGAAAAAGTGATGTATTATCATGAATTGAATTAATAAAATATATGATGAAAAATAAATCTCATTTTAAAGAAATAGTCATACTTAGAACTAAAAAATATTTATAAAATGAGATTATGATATATATATATATATATATCAATGACTAAGGAGAAAGATAATGAAAAAAATTATAAGTAAAAAATTAAGAGTAGGAACATTACTATTGTGTACTGTAATGATGGGAAGTATGTTTTTTGGCTGCAGAAAAGAAGAGAAGCAAACAATTAACTTTATAAATTATGGCGAAAACATTGGTGAAGGGATTTTAGATGAATTTGAAGAAAAATATGGAATTCACGTCAATCAAGAAGTTTATGATGCACCAGAAGAGATGTATAATAAAATAACATCAGGAGCATCACAGTATGATGTAATTGTATCCATAGATTATCTTGTACAAAGAATGATTGCAGAAGATAGATTAGAAAAAATTGATTTTGATAATGTTACGAATATGTCTAAAATATCATCGGATCATTTAGGAAAGACATTTGATCCAAATAATGAATATAGCGTTCCATATATGTCAGGAACTATAGGAATATGTTATAATACTGATTATGTAAGTAAACCAATAGATAGTTGGACTGCATTATGGGATACTGAATATCAAAAAAATGTAGTACTTTTAGATGGAGTTCGTGATTCTCTTGGGGCAACATTAAAAATGCTTGGTTATTCTTTAAATACTACTGATCAAAAAGAAATCAATGAAGCAAAAGATAAACTTATAGAGCTTAAGAAAAATGGAAACTTATTAGCTATAGGATCAGATGATAATACAGATAAAATGGCAAGTGGAGAAGCTGCTATATCTATTCTTTGGTCAGGTGAAGGACTAAATCTTGAAGCAGAGCATGATAATATAAAATTCGTTGTACCTAAAGAAGGTGCTAACTTCTGGATTGATTCATTATGTATACCAAAGGGAACTAAAAATAAAGAAAATGCTGAAAAGTTTATAAATTTCTTATGTGAAAAGGATCCAGCTTTTAGAACTGCTGATGAAATAGGATATACTACACCACAGAGTGAAGCTAGGGATGAGCAAGATGAAGCTGTAAAGGATAACCCTAATGCATATATGCCAGAAGAGTTGTTGGAAAAATGTGAAAGTTACGATTACTTAGGAGATAAGTTAAAATTATATGAAGAAGCGTGGACTGAATTTAAAGATTACAGATAAATATATAGTTTAGCTTTGTAAACAATAGTTTATACTGTGAATATTTATAATTGCATTTTTTGAGTAATAATAGTTATAAAGA
This genomic interval carries:
- a CDS encoding glycosyl hydrolase; protein product: MNKKKILKLTAAAMAMTTVGSLNQGRIVKAVENNVQLSELDVKDESLGINDKETGEDLTENNEKISYEENAIVSEEQKGDELEKSNFEIETQTSTGSAVESVTWSFDNSNEGWNFGGAYSYNGPQDNVVNFDEEKQGLRLDVDYSKNVGDSWSEFKIEKKFEGEKLKLNGYNVLTYDFIYDPNCMTTGTFKAKLFITDGPNKDVAIDLSNAEDLGNGLKKAQAVVEFNNADIEADSIILGLVGSNTDYKGSIYIDNIKLSQAAQEDPYVEKTVEPVKQGLVEVDSLEMPSEVKLVDNEATQATADLYAYLKALGKTDKVIYGHQNDTHHKALYKQGTNSDTKDVTGSIAGIIGMDTLSFTGDELELTDEEKKEGLTLPKKAAQIDAQAAKEGAIITLSSHMPNFEIVKNKELVDGKYDYSGYSPNKTSGNIVSRIMPGGDLNEVYTGYLDLIAEYADELQKENVPVLFRPFHENNGSWFWWGGAFCDAQSYKNLFAYTVDYLRNTKNIHNFLYVYSPNGPFENDKEYLSRYPGDEYIDILAFDMYHDDPMAEASKDPWMESLKETINLVQGIADSKGKLSAVSETGIRINGGGMPETGNPNKTWFKDVSDIISKSDMPYYMVWANFNNTDNFFAPFMANDKKGHEMINEFIDYYNDKNTVFADRIDDYASVDTQISDKYAYGYIMTPISNDRILEPVTIKAAVRNTEGKVTFDIKNKDGQVIKTIEATDNNGIFSGDITEDILNELGQVSGTIELKSDNTVLNYINAVFNIKEAEKQPRVVDDFESYMGDSSLLSGAWSTNKGPGCSVNPKLSDKNKYTGDYGVAFSYKISTEKTSEGYAGIIKSLEADWTGCDALQIWAKPDGKGQKLVIQLTSNGEDFEIRLPEFTKTTEPQLLKLQFSDFIGKKGGKLDPSNITSMAIYCNTIVPEDNEGSWNVDSTMYFDDIKAINTSESETEIGNVSVNISGIQKVGYTLTPIVKVEDKEGNEITTSLNLKYYWYQMDNDKDEVNDTNSVLIGTDKNYKIARSDYNKYIKLVVKYVDNNGEEKEISHDYTKSKITFKSSGSHSSSNNSSSENDLSGDSNSNSVITEVITNEDGTSSIKLVDANGKVMTGWQFIDNKWYLGDENGIAKTDWQQVNGKWYYLENDGKMKTGWLKDKDGTWYHLQANGAMQIGWLKDSDGKWYYLKENGAMSIGWLRDTNGTWYYLNNSGAMQTGWIKDADGTWYYLNQSGAMLSNTIVDGYVLNKDGAWVK
- a CDS encoding ABC transporter substrate-binding protein; the encoded protein is MKKIISKKLRVGTLLLCTVMMGSMFFGCRKEEKQTINFINYGENIGEGILDEFEEKYGIHVNQEVYDAPEEMYNKITSGASQYDVIVSIDYLVQRMIAEDRLEKIDFDNVTNMSKISSDHLGKTFDPNNEYSVPYMSGTIGICYNTDYVSKPIDSWTALWDTEYQKNVVLLDGVRDSLGATLKMLGYSLNTTDQKEINEAKDKLIELKKNGNLLAIGSDDNTDKMASGEAAISILWSGEGLNLEAEHDNIKFVVPKEGANFWIDSLCIPKGTKNKENAEKFINFLCEKDPAFRTADEIGYTTPQSEARDEQDEAVKDNPNAYMPEELLEKCESYDYLGDKLKLYEEAWTEFKDYR